From the genome of Gryllotalpicola protaetiae:
CCCGAATGGGCCAAGGGGAATTCTATCAGCGGGTCCGCGCGCCACTTTCAGGCCCTGATCAGCGCGCGAGCTGCGCAAGTGCCAGCCGGTAGGAGTCGAAGCCGAAGCCCGCGATGACCCCGGTGGCGACGGCGGTGACGACGCTCGTGTGGCGGAACTCCTCGCGCGCGTGCGGGTTCGAGATGTGCACCTCGATCAGCGGCACTCCGGAGCTGGTGACGTACTGCACGGCGTCGTGCAGGGCGATCGAGTAGTGGGTCCACGCCCCGGCGTTCAGCACGACCGG
Proteins encoded in this window:
- the aroQ gene encoding type II 3-dehydroquinate dehydratase, which produces MTHVLVLNGPNLGTLGTREPEIYGSDTLDDLRALLEADAVTLGATLEVRQTDHEGELLGWLHAAAQSKTPVVLNAGAWTHYSIALHDAVQYVTSSGVPLIEVHISNPHAREEFRHTSVVTAVATGVIAGFGFDSYRLALAQLAR